From a region of the Streptomyces sp. B21-083 genome:
- a CDS encoding sugar phosphate isomerase/epimerase family protein, which yields MPRDFTLFTGQWADLPLEEVCRLARDFGYDGLELACWGDHFEVDKAIADPSYLAGRHQLLDKYGLKCWAISNHLVGQAVCDAIIDERHQAILPGRIWGDGDAEGVRQRAAAEIADTARAAAAFGVDTVIGFTGSAIWHLVAMFPPAPQSMIDRGYQDFADRWNPILDVFDAQGVRFAHEVHPSEIAYDYWTTQRALEAVDHRAAFGLNFDPSHFVWQDLDPVGFLWDFRDRIYHVDCKEARKRLDGRNGRLGSHLPWGDPRRGWDFVSAGHGDVPWEDVFRMLRSIDYRGPVSVEWEDAGMDRLQGAPEALTRLKAYDFDPPSASFDAAFGSND from the coding sequence ATGCCGCGCGACTTCACACTCTTCACCGGCCAGTGGGCCGACCTGCCTCTCGAAGAGGTCTGCCGCCTCGCCCGTGACTTCGGCTACGACGGTCTCGAACTCGCTTGCTGGGGCGATCACTTCGAGGTCGACAAGGCCATCGCGGACCCGTCCTACCTGGCGGGCCGCCACCAACTCCTCGACAAGTACGGCCTCAAGTGCTGGGCGATCTCCAACCACCTGGTGGGACAGGCCGTCTGCGACGCCATCATCGACGAACGGCACCAGGCGATCCTGCCCGGCCGTATCTGGGGCGACGGCGACGCGGAGGGCGTACGACAGCGGGCGGCGGCCGAGATCGCCGACACCGCGCGGGCCGCCGCCGCCTTCGGCGTCGACACCGTCATCGGCTTCACGGGCTCCGCGATCTGGCACCTGGTCGCGATGTTCCCACCGGCCCCCCAGTCGATGATCGACCGCGGCTACCAGGACTTCGCCGACCGCTGGAACCCGATCCTCGACGTCTTCGACGCCCAGGGCGTGCGCTTCGCACACGAGGTCCACCCCAGCGAGATCGCCTACGACTACTGGACAACCCAGCGCGCACTGGAGGCAGTCGACCACCGGGCCGCCTTCGGCCTGAACTTCGACCCTTCGCACTTCGTGTGGCAGGACCTGGACCCGGTCGGCTTCCTGTGGGACTTCCGCGACCGGATCTACCACGTCGACTGCAAGGAGGCCCGCAAGCGGCTCGACGGCCGCAACGGCCGCCTCGGCTCGCATCTGCCCTGGGGCGACCCGCGCCGCGGCTGGGACTTCGTGTCCGCCGGCCATGGCGACGTCCCCTGGGAGGACGTCTTCCGCATGCTGCGCTCCATCGACTACCGGGGTCCCGTCTCCGTGGAGTGGGAGGACGCCGGCATGGACCGGCTCCAGGGCGCCCCCGAGGCGCTGACCCGCCTCAAGGCGTACGACTTCGACCCGCCGTCGGCCTCCTTCGACGCGGCGTTCGGCAGCAACGACTGA
- a CDS encoding Gfo/Idh/MocA family protein: MAQPQAGAEADKPTLGVGMVGYAFMGAAHSQGWRTVNHVFDLPRRPVLAAICGRNPRAVRAAAKKHGWAAAETDWRALIERDDVDLVDICTPGDSHAEIALAALAAGKHVLCEKPLANTVEEATAMTAAAEEAERRGQLAMVGFNYRRLPATALARSMVAEGRLGSLRHVRVTYLQDWLVDPRFPLTWRLRKETAGSGALGDLGAHIVDLAQYLVGEPLAGVSALTETFVRERPLPGGPVNGLTATATSGVGQVTVDDAAVFTGRFGSGALASFEATRYATGRKNALRIELNGEHGSLAFDLERLNELEYHDGSEPGTHAGFRRILVTEPDHPYLDAWWPPGHGLGYEHTFVHQARDLVLAIAEGNRPRPSFAEGLQVQRVLAAVEESAEKNSVYMPISGTPALTSPLSD, from the coding sequence ATGGCACAGCCGCAGGCAGGCGCCGAGGCCGACAAGCCGACACTCGGCGTCGGCATGGTCGGCTACGCGTTCATGGGCGCAGCCCACTCCCAGGGCTGGCGCACCGTGAACCACGTCTTCGACCTGCCGCGACGCCCGGTGCTAGCCGCGATCTGCGGCCGAAACCCCCGCGCCGTCCGAGCGGCAGCGAAAAAGCACGGCTGGGCGGCGGCGGAGACCGACTGGCGCGCCCTGATCGAACGGGACGACGTCGACCTCGTCGACATCTGCACCCCAGGCGACAGCCACGCCGAGATCGCCCTCGCCGCCCTCGCCGCGGGCAAACACGTACTGTGCGAAAAACCCCTCGCCAACACCGTCGAGGAAGCCACAGCGATGACAGCGGCGGCCGAAGAAGCCGAGCGGCGCGGTCAGTTGGCGATGGTCGGCTTCAACTACCGTCGTCTGCCCGCCACCGCGCTCGCCCGTTCCATGGTCGCCGAGGGCAGGCTCGGCAGCCTCCGGCACGTACGGGTGACGTACCTTCAGGACTGGCTGGTGGACCCACGGTTCCCCCTCACCTGGCGGCTGCGCAAGGAGACGGCAGGGTCGGGCGCGCTCGGCGACCTGGGTGCCCACATCGTCGACCTCGCCCAGTACCTCGTGGGCGAACCCCTCGCCGGAGTCTCCGCCCTCACCGAAACCTTCGTACGGGAACGCCCGTTGCCCGGCGGCCCGGTCAACGGCCTGACCGCCACCGCGACCTCCGGGGTCGGACAAGTCACGGTGGACGACGCCGCCGTGTTCACCGGCCGCTTCGGCTCGGGCGCCCTCGCGTCCTTCGAGGCCACCCGGTACGCGACCGGCCGCAAGAACGCCCTGCGCATCGAACTCAACGGTGAACACGGCTCGTTGGCGTTCGACCTGGAACGACTCAACGAACTCGAGTACCACGACGGCTCCGAACCCGGCACGCACGCCGGCTTCCGCCGCATCCTCGTCACCGAACCCGATCACCCCTACCTGGACGCGTGGTGGCCGCCCGGCCACGGACTCGGGTACGAGCACACCTTCGTCCACCAGGCCCGCGACCTTGTCCTCGCGATAGCCGAGGGCAACCGACCCCGGCCGTCCTTCGCGGAAGGCCTCCAGGTGCAACGCGTCCTGGCGGCGGTCGAGGAGAGCGCGGAGAAGAACTCCGTCTACATGCCCATATCGGGCACACCCGCACTGACTTCACCCCTGTCGGACTGA
- a CDS encoding substrate-binding domain-containing protein, with amino-acid sequence MPEPTPFTSRRGLLFGTAAVGAVVLLTGCTSNEPADEPAANDERPAAADTPGKAVTIGFAGPQADHGWLNAINDNAKSQAKKYSDVTLEITEGSNDTAAQIGQIETLINKKVDVLVILPADGKALTRVGLKAMRAGIPVVNLDRIFNTPQAYRCWIGGDNYGMGLNAGHYIGEQLKDVDDAKVIELAGLDNLELTKQRTQGFDDALKNYPNIKKVARQAAEFTVESGQAKMAQLLQAQSKFNALWNHDDDQGVGALRAIEQAGRDDFLMVGGAGALSAFQAIKQDNGVLKATVLYPPTMAASAIDLARALGQGKGVSGLAEFEIPSSLTLYSAVVDKNNVDQYMPTGFR; translated from the coding sequence ATGCCAGAGCCGACGCCTTTCACAAGCCGCAGAGGACTTCTCTTCGGGACCGCCGCCGTCGGGGCGGTAGTCCTGCTCACCGGTTGCACCAGCAACGAACCGGCGGACGAGCCCGCCGCGAACGACGAGCGGCCGGCCGCCGCGGACACCCCCGGCAAGGCCGTCACCATCGGCTTCGCCGGACCGCAGGCCGACCACGGCTGGCTCAACGCGATCAACGACAACGCCAAGAGCCAGGCGAAGAAGTACTCCGACGTGACGCTGGAGATCACCGAGGGCTCGAACGACACCGCCGCACAGATCGGCCAGATCGAGACGCTGATCAACAAGAAGGTCGACGTGCTGGTGATCCTGCCCGCCGACGGCAAGGCGCTCACCCGGGTCGGCCTGAAGGCGATGCGCGCCGGCATCCCCGTCGTCAACCTGGACCGGATCTTCAACACCCCGCAGGCTTACCGCTGTTGGATAGGCGGCGACAACTACGGCATGGGCCTCAACGCCGGCCATTACATCGGCGAACAGCTCAAGGACGTGGACGACGCCAAGGTCATCGAACTCGCGGGCCTCGACAACCTGGAACTCACCAAGCAGCGCACCCAGGGCTTCGACGACGCCCTGAAGAACTACCCGAACATCAAGAAGGTCGCCCGCCAGGCCGCCGAGTTCACGGTCGAGTCCGGCCAGGCCAAGATGGCCCAACTCCTCCAGGCACAGTCGAAGTTCAACGCCCTGTGGAACCACGACGACGACCAGGGCGTGGGCGCGCTGCGGGCCATCGAACAGGCCGGCCGCGACGACTTCCTGATGGTCGGCGGCGCGGGCGCCCTCTCCGCCTTCCAGGCCATCAAGCAGGACAACGGCGTCCTGAAGGCGACCGTGCTCTACCCGCCCACGATGGCCGCCTCCGCGATCGACCTGGCCCGCGCACTGGGCCAGGGCAAGGGGGTGAGCGGCCTCGCCGAGTTCGAGATCCCCTCGTCCCTCACCCTCTACTCGGCGGTCGTCGACAAGAACAACGTCGACCAGTACATGCCGACCGGCTTCAGGTAG
- a CDS encoding ABC transporter permease, whose translation MTQPVSPPRDTTDKVPAAGQRPAWRGVVARADVRTLSLLGVLAALIVVGGITKPDEFLDTRNLQLVLTQGSVIGVVTVGMTFVIMSGGIDLSVGAIVALSSVWATTVATQEYGFAGILFTAVLVGVGCGLVNGLLIAYGGMVPFIATLAMLASARGLALQITDGATQIVTIGSVLDLGERDAYILGIPPLVLVFAVVTVLGWLILNRTTFGRRTVAVGGNAEAARLAGIDVRRQRLYLYLLSGLCCGIAAFLLIILSGSGQNTNGNLYELDAIAAAIIGGTLLSGGRGTIVGSVLGVLIFTTITNIFALNNLQSDVQQIAKGAIIVAAVLVQRRTASTT comes from the coding sequence ATGACGCAACCCGTGTCCCCGCCGCGCGACACCACCGACAAAGTCCCGGCGGCCGGTCAACGCCCGGCCTGGCGAGGCGTGGTGGCCCGCGCCGACGTCCGCACCCTCTCCCTCCTCGGTGTCCTCGCCGCACTGATCGTCGTCGGCGGTATCACCAAGCCCGACGAGTTCCTCGACACCCGCAACCTCCAACTCGTCCTCACCCAGGGCTCGGTGATCGGCGTTGTCACCGTCGGCATGACCTTCGTCATCATGTCGGGCGGTATCGACCTGTCGGTCGGCGCGATCGTCGCCCTCTCCTCGGTGTGGGCGACCACCGTCGCCACCCAGGAGTACGGCTTCGCGGGCATCCTCTTCACCGCGGTACTCGTCGGCGTGGGCTGCGGACTGGTCAACGGCCTGCTCATCGCGTACGGCGGGATGGTCCCGTTCATCGCCACGCTCGCCATGCTGGCCTCGGCGCGCGGACTCGCCCTCCAGATCACCGACGGCGCGACACAGATCGTCACGATCGGCAGCGTCCTCGACCTCGGCGAGCGCGACGCCTACATCCTCGGCATCCCGCCCCTGGTGCTGGTCTTCGCGGTAGTGACGGTTCTCGGCTGGCTGATCCTGAACCGCACCACCTTCGGCCGCCGCACCGTCGCCGTGGGCGGCAACGCGGAGGCCGCCCGTCTGGCCGGCATCGACGTACGCCGACAGCGCCTCTACCTCTACCTCCTGTCCGGGCTGTGCTGCGGGATCGCCGCCTTCCTGCTGATCATCCTGTCCGGCTCGGGCCAGAACACCAACGGCAACCTGTACGAGCTGGACGCCATCGCCGCCGCGATCATCGGCGGCACCCTGCTCAGCGGGGGTCGCGGCACCATCGTCGGCTCCGTCCTGGGTGTCCTGATCTTCACCACGATCACCAACATCTTCGCCCTGAACAACCTGCAGAGCGATGTGCAGCAGATCGCCAAGGGCGCGATCATCGTCGCCGCCGTGCTCGTCCAGCGCCGCACCGCAAGCACGACCTGA
- a CDS encoding sugar ABC transporter ATP-binding protein, giving the protein MAPEPPLLSMSGITKSFPGVRALDGVDLDVQAGEVHCLLGQNGAGKSTLIKVLAGAHQPDGGTINWRGEPVTLRSPIAAMRLGIATIYQELDLVEGLSVAENVHLGHEPTTAGFVVRGKTAKTSTAALLKRLGHPEVDPGRLVGELSAAQQQIVSMARALSHDVRLIVMDEPSAALDPEEVDNLFRIVGDLTAAGVAVVYISHRLEEIRRIGDRVTVLKDGRAVAGGLPAKSTPTREVVALMTGRNVEYVFPERPTTPADAAGPPVLEVQGLARDGEFAPVDLTVRPGEIVGLAGLVGSGRSEILETIYGARKPTAGQVLVDGRALRPGSVRAAVRAGLGLAPEERKAQALLMLESVTRNVSVSSMSRFAHGGWIDRRAELGAARAATRELSLRPDNPSVPVRTLSGGNQQKAVLARWLLRGCRVLLLDEPTRGVDVGARAELYAVIRRLADEGLAVLLVSSEVPEVLGLADRVLVLREGRVVHTAPARELDEHRVLDLVMEGAPVASTSSAAGSSATGSSAAGERGPAS; this is encoded by the coding sequence ATGGCACCAGAACCACCGCTGCTCAGCATGTCCGGCATCACCAAGTCGTTCCCCGGAGTCCGGGCCCTCGACGGCGTCGACCTCGACGTCCAGGCCGGCGAAGTGCACTGTCTGCTCGGCCAGAACGGCGCGGGCAAGTCCACCCTCATCAAGGTCCTGGCCGGCGCCCACCAGCCCGACGGCGGCACCATCAACTGGCGCGGCGAGCCGGTAACCCTGCGCTCACCCATCGCGGCCATGCGCCTCGGCATCGCCACCATCTACCAGGAACTCGACCTGGTGGAGGGCCTGTCGGTGGCCGAGAACGTCCACCTCGGCCATGAACCCACGACCGCCGGCTTCGTCGTACGAGGAAAGACGGCGAAGACATCGACAGCGGCTCTGCTCAAGCGACTCGGTCATCCGGAGGTCGATCCCGGGCGCCTGGTCGGGGAGTTGTCGGCGGCGCAGCAGCAGATCGTGTCGATGGCGCGGGCGCTCTCCCACGACGTACGGCTGATCGTCATGGATGAGCCGTCCGCCGCACTCGACCCGGAGGAGGTCGACAACCTCTTCCGGATCGTCGGCGACCTGACCGCCGCCGGGGTCGCCGTCGTCTACATCTCGCACCGCCTGGAGGAGATCCGCCGCATCGGCGACCGCGTGACCGTCCTCAAGGACGGCCGGGCGGTGGCGGGCGGACTCCCCGCGAAGTCCACGCCGACCCGCGAGGTCGTCGCCCTGATGACGGGCCGCAACGTCGAGTACGTCTTCCCGGAACGCCCCACGACACCGGCGGACGCGGCCGGCCCGCCGGTCCTCGAAGTTCAGGGGCTCGCCAGGGACGGCGAGTTCGCGCCCGTCGACCTCACCGTGCGGCCCGGCGAGATCGTCGGCCTCGCCGGACTGGTCGGGTCGGGACGCTCGGAGATCCTGGAGACGATCTACGGCGCCCGCAAACCGACCGCCGGTCAAGTGCTCGTCGACGGACGGGCGTTGAGGCCAGGCAGCGTACGGGCCGCAGTGCGCGCCGGACTCGGGCTCGCCCCCGAGGAACGCAAGGCACAAGCCCTCCTGATGCTGGAGTCCGTCACCCGCAACGTGTCGGTCTCCTCCATGTCCCGCTTCGCACACGGAGGTTGGATCGACCGGCGCGCCGAACTGGGCGCCGCCCGCGCCGCCACCCGCGAGCTGTCGCTACGGCCCGACAACCCCTCCGTACCCGTGCGCACCCTCTCCGGCGGCAACCAGCAGAAGGCGGTCCTCGCCCGCTGGCTGCTGCGCGGCTGCCGGGTCCTGCTGCTCGACGAACCGACCCGGGGCGTCGACGTCGGCGCCCGCGCCGAGCTGTACGCGGTCATCCGCCGCCTCGCCGACGAGGGCCTCGCCGTCCTGCTGGTCTCCAGTGAAGTGCCCGAGGTGCTCGGCCTCGCCGACCGTGTCCTGGTCCTGCGCGAGGGCCGGGTCGTCCACACGGCACCCGCCCGCGAACTCGACGAACACCGAGTGCTCGACCTCGTGATGGAAGGAGCCCCCGTGGCCAGCACAAGTTCCGCGGCCGGCAGCTCTGCGACCGGCAGCTCCGCAGCCGGTGAAAGGGGCCCCGCGTCATGA